In one window of Syngnathus scovelli strain Florida chromosome 22, RoL_Ssco_1.2, whole genome shotgun sequence DNA:
- the shank3b gene encoding SH3 and multiple ankyrin repeat domains protein 3 isoform X4: MIAHANRRLLTATRQALPSPGTTTRRTYPLETVSWSASASRTCSRRSVCGWTQSYPFGPPAFNGRAGKFLDEERLLKEYPLPPITPIPYLEFRYKRRIYTQTYVDDKQLAKLHTKANLKRFMEHVHQKNVEKVSKWLEKGLDPNFHDSDSGECPLTLAVQLEESCELIKVLRSGGAHLDFRTRDGITALHRAVMCRNSAALTTLLDLGASPDYKDSRGLTPLYHSAMVGGAPYCCELLLQDHATLGMTDENGWQEIHQACRHGNVQHLEHLLFYGADMSSQNASGNTALHLCALYNQDSCARVLLFRGANKDVKNYNNQTAFQVAIIAGNFDLAEIIKIHKTSDVVPFRESPSYTKRRRLGALRSPAGNGLSSPRSLIRSVSDNALESPASSPGPSLQSLETHLDTHTHSLRRHARRLSPSGHAESSPPSSPPLTPQLRKKRLYSAVPGRTFIATRSHVPQGSGEIQLHRGERVKVLSIGEGGYWEGNVKGRTGWFPADCVEEVQMRHYDPRLETREDRTKRLFRHYTVGSYDNYTSYSDYVIEEKMAVLQKRESEGFGFVLRGAKAETPIEEFAPTPAFPALQYLESVDQGGVAWRAGLRTGDFLIEVNGADVVKVGHRQVVALIRQGGSRLLMKVVSVSRKSDTNLIRKKAPPPPKRAPSTSLTLRSKSMTADLEEIARRRRFEKLDEMLAGNTQEVVLRSRPADDFRAATVKQRPTSRRITQAEINSLFERQGLVPPSAPEKSTMALPRGMSRTKSFGAPEDDRISALIHESRFPRSSSLSDSFIPPPPQTAPPPPPSPLFLLDSGPPPSFLPPPPPARGEGLSRSSFKPGAEPRLQELSDAPSRSHAERQRKARSMIILQDTPPPLQPEMHVAAAAAMHVSSSHTSTLSLHAVALGHSPLSRRRGRPIENPYANVGQQAPPAKPQRRKSPLLKQLPVEEQGLKEQDAKSEANAPGSPSRAELYQQQVLSERARVHGRRSSLFLSVEGAISDNQAPPLLTQSHSMDDLGELPPPAPVLTPSPTPHTFLHPLTGKPLDPSSPLALALAARERALTARTPSPEPRPKHASASGTPIPTPAASPEGRHKRTPVPTPQSSPEPRSKRATPQTSPEQRSKRTTPQSSPELRHKRVTPPLFQDGQVERPEAEGGVTSPAGPSPERWRPVPLANLAHDSHSAAVDRRRSLTVGSSEEDGGAYTVTLPPALLSSSDEETREELRRIGLVTPPPGFAAPPSPLAVSPRRGGEGDTGDNEEEARDGSLPPSITLASPPAPPSPSSPPAGHPSSALKPRLRSPVGRGRSALRDPLLKQSSDSELLPSSPASPAATRQPRYLFQRRSKLWGGGEEESRPAALGGQGGSASALELSGRAESGLDLANRLHLLNKDSHSLGEEPSPLDPGRRSPVGGARCVESGESKSLFSSLGELHTISQRGYGATYTVRPGSRYPVTRRSPSPSPSPSDRPPGSSPSPCSERPDLSSGRGLTILKSSSLSLPSEPKEVRFVMRSASARTRSRSPSPSPHASPCPSPVLSGPLLALRPWRQRPLSLWNKYDVGDWLESVGLAEHRQRFQEHEIEGSHLPALTKDDYVELGVTRLGHRINIERALRQLLDSAT; encoded by the exons ATGATCGCCCACGCCAACAGGCGGTTACTAACGGCAACGCGACAGGCTCTCCCGTCGCCCGGGACGACGACGCGGAGGACATACCCTCTGGAAACAGTATCGTGGTCCGCATCGGCATCCCGGACCTGCAGCAGacg AAGTGTTTGCGGCTGGACCCAGAGTTACCCGTTTGGACCA CCGGCGTTCAACGGCCGAGCTGGCAAGTTTCTTGACGAGGAGCGACTTTTGAAAGAGTACCCTCTCCCCCCCATCACGCCCATTCCGTACCTCGAG TTTCGTTATAAACGCAGAATTTACACGCAGACTTACGTAGACGACAAGCAGCTGGCCAAGCTGCACACCAAA GCCAACCTGAAGCGATTCATGGAACACGTCCACCAGAAGAACGTGGAGAAGGTTTCCAAATGGCTGGAAAAAGGCCTCGATCCGAACTTCCACGACTCCGACAGCGGCG AGTGTCCTCTGACGCTGGCGGTCCAGTTGGAGGAGAGCTGCGAGCTGATCAAAGTTCTCCGCAGCGGCGGCGCTCACCTGGACTTTCGCACCAGGGACGGAATCACCGCTCTGCATCGGGCCGTCATGTGCCGAAACAGCGCCGCGCTCACC ACGCTGCTGGACTTGGGAGCGTCTCCGGACTACAAGGACAGCAGGGGTCTGACTCCCCTCTATCATTCCGCCATGGTGGGCGGCGCCCCCTACTGCTGCGAGCTGCTCCTTCAGGACCACGCCACACTAG GCATGACCGACGAGAACGGATGGCAGGAAATCCACCAG gcgtgtcgccatggcaacgtgCAGCACTTGGAGCACCTGCTGTTCTACGGGGCTGACATGAGCTCCCAGAATGCATCGGGAAATACCGCGCTGCACCTCTGCGCCCTCTACAATCAG GACAGTTGTGCTCGAGTGTTGCTTTTCCGAGGAGCCAACAAGGACGTCAAGAACTACAACAACCAGACTGCCTTTCAG GTCGCCATCATTGCCGGGAATTTCGACTTGGCCGAAATCATCAAGATCCACAAAACTTCGGATGTTG TTCCCTTCCGAGAGTCTCCGTCGTACACCAAGCGGCGCCGGCTGGGAGCCCTCAGGTCCCCGGCAGGAAACGGTCTGTCGTCGCCGCGCTCTCTGATTCGCTCGGTCAGCGACAACGCCCTGGAAAGCCCCGCCTCCTCCCCCGGACCCTCCCTGCAAAGCTTGGAAACGCACTtggacacgcacacgcactcgtTACGGCGACATGCGCGCCGCCTCAG CCCGAGCGGTCACGCGGAGAGCAGCCCGCCGTCGTCGCCGCCCCTCACGCCGCAGCTGAGGAAGAAGCGGCTGTACAGCGCCGTGCCGGGACGCACCTTCATCGCCACGCGCTCCCACGTGCCCCAGGGGTCCGGAGAGATCCAGCTGCACCGCGGCGAGAGGGTGAAAG TTCTGTCcatcggcgaaggcggatactgGGAAGGGAACGTGAAAGGAAGAACGGGCTGGTTTCCCGCCGACTGCGTTGAAGAAGTTCAGATGAGGCACTACGACCCCAGACTGG AGACGAGGGAGGACCGCACCAAGCGACTTTTCAGACACTACACGGTGGGCTCGTACGACAACTACACCTCGTACAG CGACTACGTGATCGAGGAGAAGATGGCCGTGCTGcagaagagagagagcgagggatTCGGCTTCGTCCTGCGGGGAGCCAAAG CCGAGACCCCCATCGAGGAGTTCGCCCCCACGCCGGCGTTCCCCGCCCTGCAGTACCTGGAGTCCGTGGACCAAGGCGGCGTGGCCTGGAGAGCCGGCCTCCGTACCGGAGACTTCCTCATCGAG GTGAACGGCGCCGACGTGGTCAAGGTCGGCCATCGCCAGGTGGTGGCGCTCATCCGACAGGGCGGCAGCCGCCTGCTCATGAAGGTCGTGTCCGTTTCCCGCAAGTCCGACACCAACCTCATCCGAAAGAAAG CCCCTCCGCCTCCCAAGCGAGCCCCCAGTACCTCGTTGACTTTGCGGTCCAAGTCCATGACTGCTGACCTGGAGGAGATAG CCCGGAGGAGGCGCTTTG AGAAACTGGACGAGATGTTGGCGGGGAACACGCAGGAAGTGGTCCTGCGCTCGCGGCCCGCCGATGACTTCAGAGCGGCCACGGTGAAGCAGAGGCCCACCAGCCGGAGAATCACTCAGGCCGAGATTAAC TCGTTGTTTGAGCGTCAGGGTCTGGTCCCGCCCTCCGCCCCGGAGAAGAGCACCATGGCGCTGCCCCGAGGAATGTCCAGAACCAAAAGTTTTG GCGCTCCCGAGGATGACCGCATCTCCGCTCTGATCCACGAAAGTCGCTTCCCTCGCAGCTCCTCTCTGAGCGACAGCTTCATCCCGCCGCCTCCCCAGACGGCGCCGCCCCCGCCGCCCTCGCCGCTCTTCCTCCTGGACTCGGGGCCTCCGCCTTCCTtcctcccccctcctccccccgcCCGGGGCGAGGGCCTGAGCCGGTCCAGCTTCAAACCGGGAGCCGAGCCCAGGCTGCAGGAGCTCTCGGACGCTCCGTCCAGGAGCCACGCCGAGCGTCAGAGAAAGGCGCGCTCCATGATCATCCTGCAGGACACGCCGCCTCCGCTGCAGCCGGAGATGCacgtggccgccgccgccgccatgcaCGTGTCCTCCTCGCACACTTCCACGCTTTCTCTCCACGCCGTCGCCCTGGGACACTCGCCGCTGTCACGCCGTCGAGGGCGACCCATTGAAAATCCTTACGCCAACGTGGGACAGCAGGCCCCCCCGGCCAAGCCTCAGAGGAGGAAGTCACCTCTGCTCAAACAACTTCCAGTGGAGGAGCAAG GCCTCAAAGAGCAAGACGCCAAGTCGGAGGCCAACGCACCGGGCAGCCCCAGCAGGGCCGAGCTGTACCAGCAGCAGGTTCTGTCGGAGCGCGCTCGCGTCCACGGCCGCCGCTCCTCCCTCTTCCTCTCCGTCGAGGGCGCCATCTCCGACAACCAGGCGCCCCCTCTCTTGACCCAGAGTCACTCCATGGACGACCTGGGCGAGCTTCCGCCTCCGGCGCCCGTCCTCACGCCCTCGCCGACCCCGCACACCTTCCTGCACCCGCTTACCGGCAAGCCTCTGG ATCCCTCGTCGCCGCTCGCCCTGGCTCTGGCCGCACGAGAACGAGCGCTCACCGCCCGCACGCCGAGCCCCGAGCCGCGACCCAAACACGCCTCGGCCTCGGGCACCCCGATCCCCACCCCGGCCGCCAGCCCCGAGGGCCGGCATAAGCGGACCCCGGTCCCCACCCCGCAGAGCAGCCCCGAGCCCCGCTCCAAGCGCGCCACCCCGCAGACCAGCCCTGAGCAGCGAAGCAAGCGCACCACCCCTCAGAGCAGCCCCGAGCTTCGCCACAAGCGCGTAACTCCGCCCCTCTTCCAAGACGGACAGGTCGAGCGTCCCGAGGCGGAGGGCGGAGTGACCTCGCCGGCGGGGCCGTCCCCCGAGCGCTGGAGACCCGTCCCCCTGGCCAACCTGGCCCACGACAGCCACTCGGCTGCAGTCGACAGGCGTCGGAGCCTGACCGTGGGCAGCTCGGAGGAAGACGGCGGCGCCTATACGGTGACCCTCCCGCCCGCGTTGTTGTCATCCAGCGACGAGGAAACGAGGGAGGAGCTACGTCGGATCGGGCTGGTGACGCCGCCCCCCGGTTTCGCCGCCCCGCCGTCACCGCTGGCCGTAAGCCCGCGCCGCGGCGGCGAGGGCGACACGGGCGACAACGAGGAGGAAGCTCGCGACGGCTCGCTGCCTCCCTCCATCACCTTGGCCTCGCCTCCCGCCCCGCCCTCCCCctcctcgccgcccgccggccaCCCCTCCTCGGCCCTCAAACCGCGCCTGCGCTCGCCCGTCGGCCGCGGCCGCTCGGCTCTCAGGGACCCTCTGCTCAAGCAGTCGTCCGACAGCGAGCTGCTCCCGTCCTCGCCCGCCTCTCCGGCCGCCACCCGCCAGCCGCGCTACCTCTTCCAGCGCCGCTCCAAGTTGTGGGGGGGCGGCGAAGAGGAGAGCCGGCCCGCCGCACTGGGCGGACAAGGAGGCTCCGCCTCGGCCCTGGAGCTGAGCGGCAGGGCCGAGTCGGGCCTGGACCTCGCCAACAGGCTCCACCTCCTCAACAAAGATAGCCACTCCCTGGGGGAGGAGCCCAGCCCCCTCGACCCTGGTCGCAGGTCGCCTGTAGGTGGGGCCAG ATGTGTGGAGAGTGGAGAGAGCAAATC GTTGTTCTCCAGCCTGGGCGAGCTGCACACCATCTCCCAGCGAGGATACGGCGCCACCTACACGGTGCGTCCGGGCAGCCGCTACCCCGTCACCCGCCGCAGCCCTTCCCCGTCACCCTCCCCCTCGGATCGGCCGCCGGGCTCCTCGCCCTCGCCCTGCTCGGAGCGCCCGGACCTGAGCTCGGGCCGCGGTCTGACCATCCTCAAGTCGTCCAGCCTCAGCCTACCGTCGGAACCCAAGGAGGTGCGCTTCGTCATGCGCAGCGCCAGCGCTCGAACCCGTTCCCGCTCGCCttcgccttccccgcacgcctcGCCGTGCCCGTCGCCCGTCCTCAGCGGCCCCCTGCTGGCGCTGCGACCCTGGAGGCAGCGCCCGCTCAGCTTGTGGAACAAGTACGACGTGGGCGACTGGCTGGAGAGCGTGGGGCTGGCCGAGCACCGCCAGCGCTTCCAGGAGCACGAGATCGAAGGCTCGCACCTTCCCGCCCTCACCAAGGACGACTACGTGGAGCTGGGCGTCACGCGGCTGGGCCACCGCATCAACATCGAGCGGGCCCTCAGGCAACTCTTAGACTCGGCCACTTGA
- the shank3b gene encoding SH3 and multiple ankyrin repeat domains protein 3 isoform X3 — protein MPLSPAADTKHDRPRQQAVTNGNATGSPVARDDDAEDIPSGNSIVVRIGIPDLQQTKCLRLDPELPVWTSKQRVLVTLTQSLSDVLNYGLFQPAFNGRAGKFLDEERLLKEYPLPPITPIPYLEFRYKRRIYTQTYVDDKQLAKLHTKANLKRFMEHVHQKNVEKVSKWLEKGLDPNFHDSDSGECPLTLAVQLEESCELIKVLRSGGAHLDFRTRDGITALHRAVMCRNSAALTTLLDLGASPDYKDSRGLTPLYHSAMVGGAPYCCELLLQDHATLGMTDENGWQEIHQACRHGNVQHLEHLLFYGADMSSQNASGNTALHLCALYNQDSCARVLLFRGANKDVKNYNNQTAFQVAIIAGNFDLAEIIKIHKTSDVVPFRESPSYTKRRRLGALRSPAGNGLSSPRSLIRSVSDNALESPASSPGPSLQSLETHLDTHTHSLRRHARRLSPSGHAESSPPSSPPLTPQLRKKRLYSAVPGRTFIATRSHVPQGSGEIQLHRGERVKVLSIGEGGYWEGNVKGRTGWFPADCVEEVQMRHYDPRLETREDRTKRLFRHYTVGSYDNYTSYSDYVIEEKMAVLQKRESEGFGFVLRGAKAETPIEEFAPTPAFPALQYLESVDQGGVAWRAGLRTGDFLIEVNGADVVKVGHRQVVALIRQGGSRLLMKVVSVSRKSDTNLIRKKAPPPPKRAPSTSLTLRSKSMTADLEEIARRRRFEKLDEMLAGNTQEVVLRSRPADDFRAATVKQRPTSRRITQAEINSLFERQGLVPPSAPEKSTMALPRGMSRTKSFGAPEDDRISALIHESRFPRSSSLSDSFIPPPPQTAPPPPPSPLFLLDSGPPPSFLPPPPPARGEGLSRSSFKPGAEPRLQELSDAPSRSHAERQRKARSMIILQDTPPPLQPEMHVAAAAAMHVSSSHTSTLSLHAVALGHSPLSRRRGRPIENPYANVGQQAPPAKPQRRKSPLLKQLPVEEQGLKEQDAKSEANAPGSPSRAELYQQQVLSERARVHGRRSSLFLSVEGAISDNQAPPLLTQSHSMDDLGELPPPAPVLTPSPTPHTFLHPLTGKPLDPSSPLALALAARERALTARTPSPEPRPKHASASGTPIPTPAASPEGRHKRTPVPTPQSSPEPRSKRATPQTSPEQRSKRTTPQSSPELRHKRVTPPLFQDGQVERPEAEGGVTSPAGPSPERWRPVPLANLAHDSHSAAVDRRRSLTVGSSEEDGGAYTVTLPPALLSSSDEETREELRRIGLVTPPPGFAAPPSPLAVSPRRGGEGDTGDNEEEARDGSLPPSITLASPPAPPSPSSPPAGHPSSALKPRLRSPVGRGRSALRDPLLKQSSDSELLPSSPASPAATRQPRYLFQRRSKLWGGGEEESRPAALGGQGGSASALELSGRAESGLDLANRLHLLNKDSHSLGEEPSPLDPGRRSPVGGARLFSSLGELHTISQRGYGATYTVRPGSRYPVTRRSPSPSPSPSDRPPGSSPSPCSERPDLSSGRGLTILKSSSLSLPSEPKEVRFVMRSASARTRSRSPSPSPHASPCPSPVLSGPLLALRPWRQRPLSLWNKYDVGDWLESVGLAEHRQRFQEHEIEGSHLPALTKDDYVELGVTRLGHRINIERALRQLLDSAT, from the exons ATGCCTCTGAGTCCGGCCGCTGACACCAAACATGATCGCCCACGCCAACAGGCGGTTACTAACGGCAACGCGACAGGCTCTCCCGTCGCCCGGGACGACGACGCGGAGGACATACCCTCTGGAAACAGTATCGTGGTCCGCATCGGCATCCCGGACCTGCAGCAGacg AAGTGTTTGCGGCTGGACCCAGAGTTACCCGTTTGGACCAGTAAGCAGAGGGTTCTGGTCACCTTGACTCAGTCTCTGTCGGATGTTTTGAACTATGGTCTCTTCCAGCCGGCGTTCAACGGCCGAGCTGGCAAGTTTCTTGACGAGGAGCGACTTTTGAAAGAGTACCCTCTCCCCCCCATCACGCCCATTCCGTACCTCGAG TTTCGTTATAAACGCAGAATTTACACGCAGACTTACGTAGACGACAAGCAGCTGGCCAAGCTGCACACCAAA GCCAACCTGAAGCGATTCATGGAACACGTCCACCAGAAGAACGTGGAGAAGGTTTCCAAATGGCTGGAAAAAGGCCTCGATCCGAACTTCCACGACTCCGACAGCGGCG AGTGTCCTCTGACGCTGGCGGTCCAGTTGGAGGAGAGCTGCGAGCTGATCAAAGTTCTCCGCAGCGGCGGCGCTCACCTGGACTTTCGCACCAGGGACGGAATCACCGCTCTGCATCGGGCCGTCATGTGCCGAAACAGCGCCGCGCTCACC ACGCTGCTGGACTTGGGAGCGTCTCCGGACTACAAGGACAGCAGGGGTCTGACTCCCCTCTATCATTCCGCCATGGTGGGCGGCGCCCCCTACTGCTGCGAGCTGCTCCTTCAGGACCACGCCACACTAG GCATGACCGACGAGAACGGATGGCAGGAAATCCACCAG gcgtgtcgccatggcaacgtgCAGCACTTGGAGCACCTGCTGTTCTACGGGGCTGACATGAGCTCCCAGAATGCATCGGGAAATACCGCGCTGCACCTCTGCGCCCTCTACAATCAG GACAGTTGTGCTCGAGTGTTGCTTTTCCGAGGAGCCAACAAGGACGTCAAGAACTACAACAACCAGACTGCCTTTCAG GTCGCCATCATTGCCGGGAATTTCGACTTGGCCGAAATCATCAAGATCCACAAAACTTCGGATGTTG TTCCCTTCCGAGAGTCTCCGTCGTACACCAAGCGGCGCCGGCTGGGAGCCCTCAGGTCCCCGGCAGGAAACGGTCTGTCGTCGCCGCGCTCTCTGATTCGCTCGGTCAGCGACAACGCCCTGGAAAGCCCCGCCTCCTCCCCCGGACCCTCCCTGCAAAGCTTGGAAACGCACTtggacacgcacacgcactcgtTACGGCGACATGCGCGCCGCCTCAG CCCGAGCGGTCACGCGGAGAGCAGCCCGCCGTCGTCGCCGCCCCTCACGCCGCAGCTGAGGAAGAAGCGGCTGTACAGCGCCGTGCCGGGACGCACCTTCATCGCCACGCGCTCCCACGTGCCCCAGGGGTCCGGAGAGATCCAGCTGCACCGCGGCGAGAGGGTGAAAG TTCTGTCcatcggcgaaggcggatactgGGAAGGGAACGTGAAAGGAAGAACGGGCTGGTTTCCCGCCGACTGCGTTGAAGAAGTTCAGATGAGGCACTACGACCCCAGACTGG AGACGAGGGAGGACCGCACCAAGCGACTTTTCAGACACTACACGGTGGGCTCGTACGACAACTACACCTCGTACAG CGACTACGTGATCGAGGAGAAGATGGCCGTGCTGcagaagagagagagcgagggatTCGGCTTCGTCCTGCGGGGAGCCAAAG CCGAGACCCCCATCGAGGAGTTCGCCCCCACGCCGGCGTTCCCCGCCCTGCAGTACCTGGAGTCCGTGGACCAAGGCGGCGTGGCCTGGAGAGCCGGCCTCCGTACCGGAGACTTCCTCATCGAG GTGAACGGCGCCGACGTGGTCAAGGTCGGCCATCGCCAGGTGGTGGCGCTCATCCGACAGGGCGGCAGCCGCCTGCTCATGAAGGTCGTGTCCGTTTCCCGCAAGTCCGACACCAACCTCATCCGAAAGAAAG CCCCTCCGCCTCCCAAGCGAGCCCCCAGTACCTCGTTGACTTTGCGGTCCAAGTCCATGACTGCTGACCTGGAGGAGATAG CCCGGAGGAGGCGCTTTG AGAAACTGGACGAGATGTTGGCGGGGAACACGCAGGAAGTGGTCCTGCGCTCGCGGCCCGCCGATGACTTCAGAGCGGCCACGGTGAAGCAGAGGCCCACCAGCCGGAGAATCACTCAGGCCGAGATTAAC TCGTTGTTTGAGCGTCAGGGTCTGGTCCCGCCCTCCGCCCCGGAGAAGAGCACCATGGCGCTGCCCCGAGGAATGTCCAGAACCAAAAGTTTTG GCGCTCCCGAGGATGACCGCATCTCCGCTCTGATCCACGAAAGTCGCTTCCCTCGCAGCTCCTCTCTGAGCGACAGCTTCATCCCGCCGCCTCCCCAGACGGCGCCGCCCCCGCCGCCCTCGCCGCTCTTCCTCCTGGACTCGGGGCCTCCGCCTTCCTtcctcccccctcctccccccgcCCGGGGCGAGGGCCTGAGCCGGTCCAGCTTCAAACCGGGAGCCGAGCCCAGGCTGCAGGAGCTCTCGGACGCTCCGTCCAGGAGCCACGCCGAGCGTCAGAGAAAGGCGCGCTCCATGATCATCCTGCAGGACACGCCGCCTCCGCTGCAGCCGGAGATGCacgtggccgccgccgccgccatgcaCGTGTCCTCCTCGCACACTTCCACGCTTTCTCTCCACGCCGTCGCCCTGGGACACTCGCCGCTGTCACGCCGTCGAGGGCGACCCATTGAAAATCCTTACGCCAACGTGGGACAGCAGGCCCCCCCGGCCAAGCCTCAGAGGAGGAAGTCACCTCTGCTCAAACAACTTCCAGTGGAGGAGCAAG GCCTCAAAGAGCAAGACGCCAAGTCGGAGGCCAACGCACCGGGCAGCCCCAGCAGGGCCGAGCTGTACCAGCAGCAGGTTCTGTCGGAGCGCGCTCGCGTCCACGGCCGCCGCTCCTCCCTCTTCCTCTCCGTCGAGGGCGCCATCTCCGACAACCAGGCGCCCCCTCTCTTGACCCAGAGTCACTCCATGGACGACCTGGGCGAGCTTCCGCCTCCGGCGCCCGTCCTCACGCCCTCGCCGACCCCGCACACCTTCCTGCACCCGCTTACCGGCAAGCCTCTGG ATCCCTCGTCGCCGCTCGCCCTGGCTCTGGCCGCACGAGAACGAGCGCTCACCGCCCGCACGCCGAGCCCCGAGCCGCGACCCAAACACGCCTCGGCCTCGGGCACCCCGATCCCCACCCCGGCCGCCAGCCCCGAGGGCCGGCATAAGCGGACCCCGGTCCCCACCCCGCAGAGCAGCCCCGAGCCCCGCTCCAAGCGCGCCACCCCGCAGACCAGCCCTGAGCAGCGAAGCAAGCGCACCACCCCTCAGAGCAGCCCCGAGCTTCGCCACAAGCGCGTAACTCCGCCCCTCTTCCAAGACGGACAGGTCGAGCGTCCCGAGGCGGAGGGCGGAGTGACCTCGCCGGCGGGGCCGTCCCCCGAGCGCTGGAGACCCGTCCCCCTGGCCAACCTGGCCCACGACAGCCACTCGGCTGCAGTCGACAGGCGTCGGAGCCTGACCGTGGGCAGCTCGGAGGAAGACGGCGGCGCCTATACGGTGACCCTCCCGCCCGCGTTGTTGTCATCCAGCGACGAGGAAACGAGGGAGGAGCTACGTCGGATCGGGCTGGTGACGCCGCCCCCCGGTTTCGCCGCCCCGCCGTCACCGCTGGCCGTAAGCCCGCGCCGCGGCGGCGAGGGCGACACGGGCGACAACGAGGAGGAAGCTCGCGACGGCTCGCTGCCTCCCTCCATCACCTTGGCCTCGCCTCCCGCCCCGCCCTCCCCctcctcgccgcccgccggccaCCCCTCCTCGGCCCTCAAACCGCGCCTGCGCTCGCCCGTCGGCCGCGGCCGCTCGGCTCTCAGGGACCCTCTGCTCAAGCAGTCGTCCGACAGCGAGCTGCTCCCGTCCTCGCCCGCCTCTCCGGCCGCCACCCGCCAGCCGCGCTACCTCTTCCAGCGCCGCTCCAAGTTGTGGGGGGGCGGCGAAGAGGAGAGCCGGCCCGCCGCACTGGGCGGACAAGGAGGCTCCGCCTCGGCCCTGGAGCTGAGCGGCAGGGCCGAGTCGGGCCTGGACCTCGCCAACAGGCTCCACCTCCTCAACAAAGATAGCCACTCCCTGGGGGAGGAGCCCAGCCCCCTCGACCCTGGTCGCAGGTCGCCTGTAGGTGGGGCCAG GTTGTTCTCCAGCCTGGGCGAGCTGCACACCATCTCCCAGCGAGGATACGGCGCCACCTACACGGTGCGTCCGGGCAGCCGCTACCCCGTCACCCGCCGCAGCCCTTCCCCGTCACCCTCCCCCTCGGATCGGCCGCCGGGCTCCTCGCCCTCGCCCTGCTCGGAGCGCCCGGACCTGAGCTCGGGCCGCGGTCTGACCATCCTCAAGTCGTCCAGCCTCAGCCTACCGTCGGAACCCAAGGAGGTGCGCTTCGTCATGCGCAGCGCCAGCGCTCGAACCCGTTCCCGCTCGCCttcgccttccccgcacgcctcGCCGTGCCCGTCGCCCGTCCTCAGCGGCCCCCTGCTGGCGCTGCGACCCTGGAGGCAGCGCCCGCTCAGCTTGTGGAACAAGTACGACGTGGGCGACTGGCTGGAGAGCGTGGGGCTGGCCGAGCACCGCCAGCGCTTCCAGGAGCACGAGATCGAAGGCTCGCACCTTCCCGCCCTCACCAAGGACGACTACGTGGAGCTGGGCGTCACGCGGCTGGGCCACCGCATCAACATCGAGCGGGCCCTCAGGCAACTCTTAGACTCGGCCACTTGA